The sequence below is a genomic window from Leisingera sp. M658.
ATCGGTCGTGGTGTAGCGCACCTGTTCCCCGTCCAAAGTGACGGTGCTGACCTTGCCGGTCTCAACCGAGCTGACGAAGTCCGAGAAAGTGCGTTCACGGCTCTGCATCGTGCTGCCGGAACCGCTGAACAAATTGAACAGCGCCAGAATCAGCAGAAACAGAACAACCCAGAAGGCGATATTGCGAGCGTTGCCCAAGGAAAGTTCTCCCTATCAGATAGGCGCGCCACACGGGCCGCCTGCGTTGTGCTTAAAATAAGGATCATTCGAGCAGGTTCAATGCGATAAAAGGGATGCAAAGAACTCTTCTTCGGTTCCTGCCGTTTCCGCCGACCAGCCATTGGCGAATCCAGCCGCTGGTGCAGCCGCCAATTCCCCGCCCCGCCACACTGCCGGAGTGGCCTGCAGCACGGCGCCCGGCATCCCTGCAGCACGCCAGTCCGGGCATAGCTGCAGACCCTTTTGGCCTAGCGCGCGAATCTCGCAACCCTTTGCGTCGCCGCCATAAACCTTCCACCTGCCGTCCCAGGCCTGCCCCGGCAGAGAGACCTCGCCGCGCACGGAGTTATATTCGCGGCAGATCCATATCTGTTTGCTGGTGGTGACCAGACGGCAGCCCGCCAATGTGGCCGATCCGCCGTTGCGGGCCGCCAGAACGGCTTTTTCCATCGGCACACGGCGCGGCGGGTAAGCAGTGCCGGAAATCCACTGAATGGAGCGCACCAGCAGCCGGTGGCTGATTTCACTGGGCAAAGTGCGGAATTTGCGCTGACACAGGGCAACAGCGCCCGCCTGCACATGCGCCAAGTCGCGGGCGGCCAGGAACACATACCAGTCCAGCGCTTCACGGGCCTTGGCCATGTTGCGGGCAATCTTGGCAAAAACCGCAGGGGTCAAGCCCAGCGGCGCCAGTTCCTGCAGCGCCCGGCGCACCCGGACCCGTTCGAATCTGGTATCCTCGTTGCTCGGGTCTTCGGACCATGCAATGCCGCAGCTTTCCAGATAGTCCCGCAATTCGCAACGGGTTACATCCAGCAGCGGCCGCAGCAGCGTCACGCCGTTGTGCGTGCGCCGCTCTGCCATCCCCGACAGCCCGGTCACACCAGAGGCACGCGCCATCCGCATCAGAACCGTTTCAGCCTGATCATCTGCGGTGTGGCCCAGTGCCAGCACCGGAATGCCGTGGCGCCGTGCCCAGCCGGTCAGCAGATCATAGCGCGCCTCGCGGGCCTGGTTCTGCAGATTGCCGTTCTGCGGCCCGTCTTCCCAGCGCAGCACCTCATGGCTGATGCCAAGCCGGGCTGCTGCCGCCCCCGCGGCTTCGGCCTCTGCTGCTGCTTCCGGACGCAGCCCGTGATCAACAGTGGCGGCAAACAACACGACCTCGCCGCCGGCGAAACAGTCGTGCAGCAGATGCAGCAGCGCCATAGAATCACCGCCGCCCGAGACAGCGATTCCCAGCCGGTCAGGAAGGGCGGAGCGGAACTGGCTCCGCACCAGGGGCAGGATATTCTGCCGCGCGCCCGTCAAGAACAGCCCAGCTTGGCCATTTCCGCCGCGGCCCCGGCCTCTTCTGCCGCACCCGGAAAGCGCACGCCGACCTCGGTCAGCGTGACGCAGGCCTGATCGGTCTGGCCAAGACGGCCCAGTGCCGAGCCCAGCTCAAACAGCGCCTTGGGGGCCACCGGCCCGGCGGAATTGCCGGAGAACGCCGCCAGATAGGCCCGCGCCGCCTCACGGGTGTCACCGAGACCATCCAGCGCCTTGCCGCGGCTGAATTCGGCGGCCGGCGCCAGCGGGCTGCCCGGATAGACCTGATTGAAGGCCGCGAATTTCTCCGCCGCATCCTGGTAAAGCCCCTCGGACAGCAGTTTTCCGGCAGCGTCAAAGTCTGCCTGCTCGCCGATTGCCAGCTCACCTGCTGCCGGGCCGCCCGCGCCCTCCGCCTCAATGGCGCCGGCGCCCGCAACCGGCAGCTCGCCGCCGCCGAGGGTTGTTGTCTCGCCCAGGGCGCCGATATCGCCGCCTTCCAGCTCGACCAGCCGGAATTCAAGATCACCGATCCGGTTGGTGCCATCGCTGACAATCCGGTCGATCCGGTGGTTCATCTCCTCGGTTTGCAGGGTCAGCCGCTGCAGCTCGCTTTCAATCGCGCCGACCCGGTCCAGAACGGTATTGCCGGATAGATCCGCCGAGGGCGCGCCAGTGGTCGACAGCTCCCGTTTCAGCCGCTGGATCTCGACGTGCAAGACAGTCAGTTCCTGGCGGATATCGGCGAGGGTCTGCTGATTCTGCGCCGCCAGCGGCAGCGGCAGCAGCAGTGCAGAGGCCAAAAGCGCAATGCGCAAAGATTTCATGGCGTTACCCCGTCAACCCGCCTGCCAGCACCGTCACCGCGCGGCGGTTCTTGGAATAGCAGACCTCGTCCGAACAGATTTCCAGCGGGCGTTCCTTGCCGAAGCTTACCACCTTGATGCGGCTGCCGGCGACCCCTTGGGACATCAGGTATTCACGGGCGGCATTGGCGCGTTTCGCACCCAGGCCAAGGTTGTATTCGCGGGTGCCCTGCTCGTCCGCGTGGCCTTCGATGGTGACCACATAATCGGCGTTCCGGGCCAGCCACTGCGACTGGCCTTGCAGCGTTGCCTGGGCCGCAGGCGACAGGGTGGACTGATCAATTGCAAACAGCACCCGGTCGCCTACGGTCTGCTGGAAATAGGCCGGGCTGGCCGGATCCAGCGCGCCTGCACCGGCGCCTGCACCGCCTGCCCCGGCCCCGCCGCCGTTCAAATCGTCGTTCCATGGGTTGCTGCTGCAGGCTGTCAGCCCCAGCACGGCCACCGCCGCCATTGCCAATTTCAAACCGCTCATATCGTCTGCCTATCCCTTTGCGTTTCTTAACCCGAAACTAGCATAAGCCCGGGGGTGGTACTATGCGGGTATCCCCGCCTTAACGGCCCATTTACTGCTGCAGCGGAGACCAGGCCGGGTCCGAGGCCCCGTCCGGCGTCCTTACCGGCTTCAGATTGCGCCCTGTAATGTCCACCGAATAAAGCAACGCCCGCCCGGTGCTGCCCTGGCTTTCACGGGTGAACATGATCACCCGGCCGTTTGGCGCCCATGTCGGCCCCTCGTCCAGGAACGAGGCGGTCAGCAAGCGCTCCTCGCTGCCGTCGGTGCGCATCACGCCGATATGGAACCGGCCCTTGTTCTGTTTGGTAAAGGCAATCATGTCGCCGCGCGGCGACCACACCGGGGTGCCATAGCGCCCCTGGCCAAAGCTGATCCGGCGCGCCTCGCCGCCGCTTGCGGGCATCACATAGAGCTGCTGACTGCCTGAGCGGTCGCTTTCAAAGACAACCTGCGACCCGTCAGGCGAAAACGACGGCGCCGTCTCGATCGAGGGCGCCGAGGTCAGCCGGGTCTTGCCCCCGGTCCCGATATCCATCGAGAACAGATCGGTGTTGCCGCCCTGGGTCTGCGAGTAGACCACCGTGCGCCCGTCCGGCGCAAACCGCGGCGCAAAGCTCATGATGCCATCGCCGCTGGACAGGATTTTGCGCTGCACCTGGCCCACATCCAGCACATGGATCTGCGGAAAGCCGCTTTCATAGCTGGTGTACAGCACCCGGTCGCCAGTGGGCGAGAACCGCGGTGCCAGCACAAGAGACGCACTGTTGGTCAGATACTGCACATTGGCGCCGTCGTAATCCATGATCGCCAGCCGTTTGCGGCGGTCGTTCTTGGGGCCGCTTTCGGAGACATAGACCACCCGGCTGTCGAAATAGCCGCTCTCGCCGGTGATTTCGCTGTAGATGGCATCAGCCACCTTATGCGCCATCCGCCGCCAGCCGCCGGTGGTGCCGGAGAATTGCAGCGCGCTTTCCAGCTCCTTCTCCGCAAACACGTCATAGCCGCGGAACCGAACCGTCAGCCGGTTGCCGGTGACGCTGACAGCGCCAGTGATCAGCGCCTGGGCGTTCACCGCCTTCCAGTCGGCATATTTCACCGGGTTGTCAAAGCCGGTCACTTTGGAGATATGGGCGCTGGCGGGCACTTCGCGGAACAGTCCGGTACCGCTGAGATCTTCCGCCACCACCCGCGCGATCTGCGCCGCATGCTCCGCAGCCGAAGGGGTCTCGGGCACAAAATCCGGCACCGCATAGGGCAACGGCTCAATCACACCCTGATCGATCTCGATGCGGAGCGGGCCGGTCTGCGCCGCAGCGGCGCCCGCCCCGGCCAGTGCCGAAGCCCCGATCAGCAGAGCTGCCAGAATTTTCCTCATTTGATCCGCATCCTTTCCGGATTGAATGTCATCTCGATATCACGCCATTGCGCGTATTTTTCAGGGGGAAGCTGAAACCCCTTGGCTCCGCAGCGGATTATTGCCCGACGGGCGGCCCCAAAGGCCTGTTGCGCCGCCGATGACGAGCCACCGGTGCTTGACAGCATCCGGATGCTGCCGCTGTCCGGCTTGCCGTCCTGCGCCAGCGACACCGTCACCACCACCGTGGTGTTCAGCGCGTCCGTCGACAGCGATCCCACATTCCAGCACTGCGAGACCGCAACCCGCAGGGCATCCTTTTCGCCCAGTGTCAGCGGCGGGCCGGATGGTTCCGGCGCTTCAACATCGGCGCCGCCTGCCAGGGCTTCCGCCAAGGCATCTTCCACTGCGGAGGGTGTATCCGCCGTCTCCGGCTCCGGCTGCGCTTGCTCGGCCGGCTGGGCTGCTTCCACGGCCTCTTCCGGTTGCGGCTGCGGCCGGGCCGGCCGTGTCCTGGGCCGCACCGAGACCTCTGGCGCAGCAGAGGCTGCAACGTCCTCGCCTTCGTTTTCTTCGGTCACGATCCGGTCGCTGGCGGCCTCGGGCGCGGTGGCTTCCTGCACCTCCTGTTCGGTCTCGGCGCCCTCCTCCGGTGCCACTTCCGGCTGGGCAGTATCGTCAACCCTGGTGTCCGGTTCTGGCGGCGCAACAGGCTCAGGCGCGACACGCTCCACCGGGCGCGGCGCAGTTTCAGGGCGCACCTGCGGCACCAGCGCAGCTATCTCCGGCTCCTCAGCCGCTGCAGGCGGCGTGTCCGGAACATCGGGCTCGGACTGCGGCTCGGGGATCTCTGTCACCTGCGGATCCGGCGCCGCCGGCATGACCGGTTCGGGCTGGACAGTTTCAGGTTCCGGGTCCGGCTGCGGCGCGGGCTCCGGTGCGGGTTGCACTTCGGCCGGTTCATTCAACGGTGCAGGTTCGGGGGCAACTTGCGGCGCCTGGCGCTGCTGGCTGAGCTTTTCAAACTGCTCCGCCGATATCAGCGCCACCTGCTGCACCCGGGACGGCAACGGTTCGGAGGGGAACCAGGCGCCAAAGACAACCCACCCCATCAACAGCCCGTGTCCGGCAAGAGAGATCCTGGTTCCGGTCTGCACCGCCCGCGTCCCCGCTTATTGCCCTGCGCCCTCAGACGGCTGCCCGTCCAGGGCCGGGCCGCCGGTGTCCGTCACCAGCCCAACATTGGAAAACCCGCCTGCGTTCAGCGCGCCCATCACCTGCATGACATCCGCATAGGCGATGCGTCCGTCGGCGCGCAGGAACACCCGGTCCGAGCTGCGCTCGGCCGCAATCGCCCGCAGCTTGGGCACCAGTTCATCGCGCGAAACCGGCGTGGTCTGGATTTCAACACCGCCCTCGGCGGTCATCGTGACAGTCAGCGGCTCTTCCTCATCGCCGGGCAAGGCGCCCGCTGCGGTCTTGGGCAGCTCGACCGGCACGCCGACCGTCATCAGCGGTGCCGCCACCATAAAGATAATCAGCAGCACCAGCATCACATCCACAAAAGGCGTGACATTGATTTCCGACATCACCCTGCCGCGTCCGCGGCGGCGTCCGCGGCGGCGGTTGCTGCCTCCTGAAGGCTGCTGGACTGCGGCACCCATAGCTCAGGAATCCAACTGGCGGCTGAGGATGGTGGCGAACTCATCGGCAAAGCCCTCATAGCCGCCAATGATGCGGTCGCTGTCCGCGCTCAACTTATTATAAAAAACCACCGCCGGAATTGCCGCCAGCAGACCCAGCCCGGTCGCCATCAGCGCCTCGGCAATGCCGGGCGCCACCACGGCAAGGTTGGTGTTCTGCTGTTCTGCAATCTCGATAAAGGCGGTCATGATGCCCCAAACGGTACCGAACAGCCCCACAAAGGGCGCGGTGGAGCCGACGGTGGCCAGGATCGACAAGCCGCTTTGCAGCCCTTCGGTCTCCTTGGCGATGGCCACATCCATCGACCGGTCGATGCGCGCTTGCGCGCCAGGGATCAGCCCGCCGTCGCTGCGGTGGCTGCGCCGCCATTCGGTCATGCCCGCGGAAAAGATCCGGGCCGCCTGACCCGGCGGCCTTGCCCCGACCTGGTCGAACAGCTCATCCAGCGGATTGCCGGACCAGAAAGCCCGGTCAAAGGCATCCGCCTCGCCGCGCGCCTTGCGGTAGTTGATGGTCTTCTGAACGATGATGCCCCACGACCAGACCGAAGCCCCGATCAGCATCAGCATCACCAATTTCACGGTTACGGTGGCCCGCGCGAAAAGGCCCCACATGGAGAAATCAATCTCCTGCGCCAGCGCCAGAGTTTCTGCTTCCATTCGCCTGCTCTACGATTTCCCGGCCGTTTCTCCGGCCTTATTTGGCCAAAGGCTAGCCCAGTTCAATGTCAAAGGCCATTAAAACAGGCGCCACTGCGCCAAATGTTACCGCAATGCGCGAATCTCTGCCGGAAGCCGCGCAGGCCGGCCGCCTGTGGTGATGCAGACGATGGTGACCTGGGCCCGGAACAGCGGCTGGCCGCCGCGCGTGACCTCTTGCATCAGCACCATCCGGGCCGGTGTCACATTGTGCAGCGCGGTAGTGACCAGCAGTTCCTCGTCGAATTTGGCGGGCGCCAGGTAATCCGCCTCAATCCGGCGCACAACATAGATCCGCCCGGCCTCGCGCATGGCGTTCTGATCGACACCAATGCCGCGCACCCAGTCGCTGCGCGCACGTTCAATAAAACGCAGGTAGTTGGCGTGATAGACGATCCCGCCCATGTCGGTGTCCTCGTAGTAGACCCGCACCGGGAATTCGTGGATCATGCTCTGCGCTCCTGTGGTTTGGCGGGCAATCTATGGCTGGGGCCGGACCGCCGCAAGCGTCTCAGCCCTCCAGCGGGTATTCCGCCAGGACATCATAGCGCGCGCCTTCGGGGGCCAGCGTGGACTGGTAAAGGGCAAAACAGTCCGCATCGGTCTGCAGCCGGAACCCCGCCGCCGTTTGCAGGAAACCGGCGATCTTCTCCAGCTGCCCCGGCTGCAGATACCGCGGGAACCGGGCCAGCGTCACATGCGGGCGGAACCGTTCCCGCGCCAAAGCAATTCCCGCCGCCTGACAGGCACTGCGCACTTGGTTCCGCAGGCGGCTTAGCTCCGGTGTCTTTTGCACCACCGCAGCCAGCACCCGCGGCTGCCTGCCGCCAAAGGTCTCCAGCCCCTGAATGCTGAGGGTCAGAACCGGCGCGCGGATGCCTGCGAGGTCCTGATGCAGGGCTTGCAGCATCTGTTCCGGCTGATCATCCAGAAAGGCCAGCGTCAGATGCATATTCTCTGCAGCAACCGGCCGCCCTGCGGGCAGCTCTTCCTGCACACGCTCCAGCGCAATCCGGGCTGCATCAGGCAGCGGCAAGCCCGCGAAAGACCGCATCAGGACTGCGGCTGCCCCGCCGCCGGCGCTTGCAACCGTGCAAACAAGCGCAGGGCGTGGGACTTGTCGTCCGCGGCCACCGGCATCATCCGGTCATAGGCCGCCGCAATGATCCCTGCAATTTCGGGGCGCAGAATGGTGGCGCCGGTCTCCGGCAGCACCGCCAAGGGAGAGGTTTCAGCAAAGGCCGCACCACCCCACATCAGCGCCACCTGCACCGCCTGGGTGAGCGCCAGCGTTTCGGCGGGCATCTGCGCCATCGCCCCCTGCATCCGCAGGAACACAAACGCCGCCTTGATGCCGCCCTGATCGTCAAACCGGAACGCCCGGTACTGGCTGGCCTCCGCCGCCTTCAGCCGTGCCACCAGCGGCGCAAGCCCGGGGATCAGCCGGTCCAGATCAGGCACTTCCAGCAGTTCGTCCCAGTCCAGGAAAAAGAAGAACATCAGATTCGAGCCCAGCTCAGGGTCGGTCTCGGCCATCTGATGGCCTGCCAGCGTCATCACCGCTTCCAGCGCTCCCTTAACGGTTTTCAGTGTCTCGTCCTGAACCCCGAAGACGATCGGCGCCACCGGCCGGCCCCAGCGGGCACAAGCGTATGAGCCGTCTTGGCGGGTGAACAGGGCTTCGATCTGTTCGGGCGTCAGGTCTGGCAGCTGGGCGGTCATATGCGTCTCCTTGATCCTGCCCTGTCTATGCCGTCTGTGCTGCGCGGCGGCAAGGGGGGCTCCCGCGCCTGTCCGGCCCCCTGGCTGCGCCAGGCCGCCGCAAACAGCCTTGGGCCGGGCACCGCTGGCGCGGCGCATCCCGCATCACCGCAAGCGGATGCGGCACAGCTTCTTTCTGGGTGGAAATACTCCCGCCGGAGGCAGCGCCGCGCGGCCGCGCGGCGCCCCGCCCGCGCATCGCAGTGGCGCATCTGTCCGGCCCGCCCGGCGCCAGCAGAATAGGTCATCATTCCTGACACAACTTATAGTGGTTTTTCCGCTGCCTACCCGAACAGATCGTTCCGGGAGCGCGGCGGCGCCATCCCCAGGTGGGTCCAGGCCTTTTGCGCCAGCATCCGCCCGCGCGGGGTGCGCTGGATCAGGCCCTGCTGCAAAAGGTAGGGCTCTATCACCTCCTCCAGCGCGTCGCGGCTCTCGGACAAGGCGGCCGAGATCGTTTCGATCCCCACTGGTCCGCCGCCGTAATTCTCGGCCAGCAGGGTCAGATACCGCCGGTCGGCGCCATCCAGCCCCAGCCGATCCACCCCCAGCCGGGTCAGCGCACCATCGGCCAGTTCGCGGGAGATCGTGCCATCGCCCTCCACAACCGCAAAGTCCACAACGCGGCGCAAGAGCCGGCCGGCGATCCTGGGGGTGCCGCGGGCGCGCCGCGCGATCTCGCGGGCGCCTGCATCATCCGCAGGCGCACCCAGCTTGCGGGCATTGCGGCGGACAATCTCGAACAGCTCGTCAATGGTATAGAACTGCAGCCGGGTCGGGATGCCGAAGCGGTCGCGCAGCGGCGTGGTCAGCAGGCCCATCCGGGTGGTGGCCCCGACCAGGGTAAAGGGCTGCAACTCGATCCGCACGGTGCGCGCCGCAGGGCCTTCACCGATCACCAGATCCAGTTCGAAATCCTCCATCGCCGGATAAAGCACTTCCTCCACCGCCGGGTTCAGCCGGTGGATTTCATCGATGAACAGCACGTCGCTGGCTTCAAGATTTGTAAGGATCGCTGCCAGGTCGCCGGCCTTAGCCAGAACCGGGCCGGAGGTCATGCGGAAATTCACCCCCAGCTCGCGGGCAATAATCTGGGCCAGAGTGGTCTTGCCAAGACCGGGAGGGCCGTGGAACAGCGTGTGGTCCATCGCCTCGCCGCGGCGGCGGGCGGATTCAATAAAGACCTTCAGATTGGCGCGGGCTTCGGCCTGGCCGATGAACTCGCCAAGCCCCTGCGGGCGCAGAGCGCGGTCGTTGTCCGCAGCACTGTCTTCCGGCAGCGGCTCAGGGCGCAGGGCAGGGTCGGCGTCAATCATGGTACGGGTCTCTCTGAAATGTCCCGCCCGGCTGAAGGCCGGGCAGCGCCCGGCCCTCCCGTTTTGCCGAAGGCAAACCTTTGGTTTGACGGGAGGGCGCTTCGCACCCACCCAGGGTCGGGCGCTGCCCTTGGTGTTTCATCTTCACCCCTTCGGCGCCAGCAGCCGCAGAGCCGCGCGGATCAGCTCGGCCTCATCCGCATCCGGATAGGTGGCCGCAGCCTCGGCCACCGCAGCAGCGGCGTCCGAGGGACCATAGCCCAGATTGCCCAAAGCCGACAGCGCCCCGGCCGACGCCGCAGCGGCACCCGTGGGTTTCTTTGGCGGCGTCTTGCGGGCCGGCCTGGCAGCAGGTGCCGGCCCGGCGTCCTCGACCACCTCCAGCCCGGGGCCGTCCATCGCATCCGCCACAGCGCCCCCCATGGCCATCACACCCGGCGCCTTGTCCTTGAGGTCCAGCACGATGCGCTGCGCGGTCTTGGGGCCGACGCCCTTGGCCGTCTTAACCGAGGCCCAATCGCCCAAAGCAATCGCACGGCTCACGCCATCCGGCCCCAGTGCGCCAAGAATGGCCAGCGAGACCTTGGCCCCCACCCCCTGCACCGACGTCAGCAGCCGGTGCCATTCCTTCTCCACCAAAGAGGTGAAACCATAAAGCTGCATCAGGTCTTCGCGCACTACCATCTCGGTATAAAGCGCGACCGCCTCGCCCGTGCCCGGCAGCGCCGCCATGGTGCGGTCGGAGCAATAGACAATATAACCGACGCCGCGCACGTCGATCAGCACATGGTCCTGCGCCCGGTAGTCGAGCCGTCCCGTCATCTTGCCAATCATGCCAATTCTCCGGTCATGCGCGTTTCTCCCTCAGCTGCCGCTGCTGCGTGCCGCCGTAATAGGCATGGCAGATGGCAATCGCCAGCGCATCCGCTGCATCGGCACCTTTAGGCGCACAGCCGGGAAGCTGCAGTTTGACCATATGCATGACCTGCTCCTTTTCGGCGTGCCCCACGCCCACCACGGTCTTTTTGACCCGGTTGGGGGCATATTCACCCACCGGCAGACCTGCCTTGGCAAGCGTCAGCAGCGCCACGCCGCGCGCCTGGCCCAGTTTCAGGGTGCCGGCACCGTCCTTGTTCACAAAGGTCTGTTCGATCGCGGCCTGATCCGGGGCATAAGCCTCAATGATCTCGGTGACCTGATTGTGCAGCGACAGCAGACGCTCGCCCAGATCATCACCATCGGAACAACAATGGCCGTTGGCAACATGGCTCAGCCGCGGGCCATTTGATTCGATGACCCCCCATCCAAGGGTGCGCAGCCCCGGATCAATTCCCAGAATCCGCATGATGTGCCCGGTCCCCGTCTGCTCTTTGCAATTATTTTTTCAACGATTAGCACAAAACGCGAACATGTCCAATTGCTTTCCCTGCGCACTGCCCGCCGCCAAGGAGGCAAATCCTGTCCTGAAACCGACCTTCCGCAATAGGCGGAACGACATTTCCCGGCAAAAGCAGTGCGCAGGCAAACCGCCCTTGTTACTAAGGCGCAAAGCTATGCGCACCGTGCATATGACGCATGCAATTTCGGATCTTGCCGGGTTGGATTTTCCTCACTAGATGCCCGCCATCGCAACATCGCGACGAAGCCAACATCAGATCAGAGGACACGGATATGGCCGCATTTGACACCACCCGCACCACCTATGGTTCCACCGGCCTGTTTGGCCGCTTCGGCGCATTGGTTGCAACCGCAACCGGCATGCTTGCTGCCTGGAATGACGCCCGTGCAACCCGCAACGCCCTGTCGGGCCTGTCCGACCGCGAGCTGGCCGACATCGGCATGTCGCGCGGCGACATCGAGACCGTTGCAACCGGCAAAACCGTTTTCTGAACCCCCTTTTCACGCCCTGCCTCCTCCCTCGGGGCGACTAGGGAAACGCCGCGGACCTTACAGGGCCGCGGCGTTTTTTGTTGCCGGGTTGCGCCGCAGGGCCGCGCCGAACAAAAAGGCCGCCGGCTCCCCCTGCCAGCGGCCTTTTTGTCCTTTGCTGGCATTGCTGTCAGCGCAGAACGGGTCCGATTTTCCGGGCCAGGAAGACTGATACCGGGTCTGCCTGCATCAGGAAGGCGCCCGCGCGTTCAATGCCGCTGCCGCCGGCCAGTGTCTGCACCCGCGCGTCATAGCTGCCAGAGCCAAGCGCGGCCATCAGGAAGCCCTTGAAGAGCAAAAACGCCGCCGCGAAGAAAATCAGCGAGCGTCCTGAAATCCGGGATTGCAGCCGCTGCGGCTTTACCACCAGCAGCCCGTCCGGCCGCAGCCTTGCGGAATAGCCCGCGGACAGAGCTTCATGTTTGCGGTTGATATGCTTCAAACGCGCCTGGAACTGATCACGATGTTCGCCCATTACGAGCCTCCGAACTGGCCCCCACCAGCGGATGGCCCATCTTTGGCTCGAATTGGGGCGAAAATGCGGCAAACCATTCAAATTCGCCGCAAAGTTAAGTCAATCAGCCCGCTTTACGGAGAAGTAACGTTGTCCATTCACCAATTTCATCCCGGCGCTCGGGATTGATGCCGTTCTGCGCATAAACGTTAACCACGTCTTCGGCCTGCTCGTTCAGGATGCCCGAGAGAATCGCATAGCCGCCGGGGCGCAGATTCGCAGCGACATCCGGCGCTAAAGCCACCAGAGGGCCCTTCAGAATATTGGCGAAGATGAGGTCGAACGGCGCCTGTGCCTGCAGATCCGGGTGATCAAAACCGGCGGCTTCCACACAGGCAACCTGGCCTTCCATGCCATTGGCCTTAAGATTTGCTTCGGCGACTTCAACTGCAACCTGGTCGATATCACTGGCCAGAATGGTGCCGTCCCAGACCCGGGCTGCCGCCATTGCCAGCACCGCGGTGCCGCAGCCGATGTCGGCCACTTTTTCGCCATGAAAGCCCTGATCCAGCAGATGATCCAGCGCCTTGAGGCAACCCAGCGTGGTGCCGTGGTGACCGGTGCCAAAGGCCATCGCCGCCTCGATCAGCAGCGGGATCCGGTCCGCAGGCAGCTTGTCCGCGTCATGCGAGCCATAGACAAAAAAGCGGCCCGCTTCGACCGGCGCCAGTTCGCGGCGCACATGGGCGACCCAGTCGGTTTCCGGCAGTTCCGAGACCACAAAGGGTTTGGCTTCGTGCATCGAGGCCAGCAGGGCAAGGCCCGCTGCATCCGGAGCATCGGTAAAGTAGCCGCCCACTTCCCACAGGCCCGAGCCGTCTTCCATCTCAAAGACGCCCACGCCGCTGGGTTCCGGGGTCAGGCGTTCCA
It includes:
- the tilS gene encoding tRNA lysidine(34) synthetase TilS, translating into MTGARQNILPLVRSQFRSALPDRLGIAVSGGGDSMALLHLLHDCFAGGEVVLFAATVDHGLRPEAAAEAEAAGAAAARLGISHEVLRWEDGPQNGNLQNQAREARYDLLTGWARRHGIPVLALGHTADDQAETVLMRMARASGVTGLSGMAERRTHNGVTLLRPLLDVTRCELRDYLESCGIAWSEDPSNEDTRFERVRVRRALQELAPLGLTPAVFAKIARNMAKAREALDWYVFLAARDLAHVQAGAVALCQRKFRTLPSEISHRLLVRSIQWISGTAYPPRRVPMEKAVLAARNGGSATLAGCRLVTTSKQIWICREYNSVRGEVSLPGQAWDGRWKVYGGDAKGCEIRALGQKGLQLCPDWRAAGMPGAVLQATPAVWRGGELAAAPAAGFANGWSAETAGTEEEFFASLLSH
- the ybgF gene encoding tol-pal system protein YbgF; protein product: MKSLRIALLASALLLPLPLAAQNQQTLADIRQELTVLHVEIQRLKRELSTTGAPSADLSGNTVLDRVGAIESELQRLTLQTEEMNHRIDRIVSDGTNRIGDLEFRLVELEGGDIGALGETTTLGGGELPVAGAGAIEAEGAGGPAAGELAIGEQADFDAAGKLLSEGLYQDAAEKFAAFNQVYPGSPLAPAAEFSRGKALDGLGDTREAARAYLAAFSGNSAGPVAPKALFELGSALGRLGQTDQACVTLTEVGVRFPGAAEEAGAAAEMAKLGCS
- the pal gene encoding peptidoglycan-associated lipoprotein Pal: MSGLKLAMAAVAVLGLTACSSNPWNDDLNGGGAGAGGAGAGAGALDPASPAYFQQTVGDRVLFAIDQSTLSPAAQATLQGQSQWLARNADYVVTIEGHADEQGTREYNLGLGAKRANAAREYLMSQGVAGSRIKVVSFGKERPLEICSDEVCYSKNRRAVTVLAGGLTG
- the tolB gene encoding Tol-Pal system beta propeller repeat protein TolB; this translates as MRKILAALLIGASALAGAGAAAAQTGPLRIEIDQGVIEPLPYAVPDFVPETPSAAEHAAQIARVVAEDLSGTGLFREVPASAHISKVTGFDNPVKYADWKAVNAQALITGAVSVTGNRLTVRFRGYDVFAEKELESALQFSGTTGGWRRMAHKVADAIYSEITGESGYFDSRVVYVSESGPKNDRRKRLAIMDYDGANVQYLTNSASLVLAPRFSPTGDRVLYTSYESGFPQIHVLDVGQVQRKILSSGDGIMSFAPRFAPDGRTVVYSQTQGGNTDLFSMDIGTGGKTRLTSAPSIETAPSFSPDGSQVVFESDRSGSQQLYVMPASGGEARRISFGQGRYGTPVWSPRGDMIAFTKQNKGRFHIGVMRTDGSEERLLTASFLDEGPTWAPNGRVIMFTRESQGSTGRALLYSVDITGRNLKPVRTPDGASDPAWSPLQQ
- a CDS encoding energy transducer TonB, with protein sequence MQTGTRISLAGHGLLMGWVVFGAWFPSEPLPSRVQQVALISAEQFEKLSQQRQAPQVAPEPAPLNEPAEVQPAPEPAPQPDPEPETVQPEPVMPAAPDPQVTEIPEPQSEPDVPDTPPAAAEEPEIAALVPQVRPETAPRPVERVAPEPVAPPEPDTRVDDTAQPEVAPEEGAETEQEVQEATAPEAASDRIVTEENEGEDVAASAAPEVSVRPRTRPARPQPQPEEAVEAAQPAEQAQPEPETADTPSAVEDALAEALAGGADVEAPEPSGPPLTLGEKDALRVAVSQCWNVGSLSTDALNTTVVVTVSLAQDGKPDSGSIRMLSSTGGSSSAAQQAFGAARRAIIRCGAKGFQLPPEKYAQWRDIEMTFNPERMRIK
- the tolR gene encoding protein TolR; protein product: MGAAVQQPSGGSNRRRGRRRGRGRVMSEINVTPFVDVMLVLLIIFMVAAPLMTVGVPVELPKTAAGALPGDEEEPLTVTMTAEGGVEIQTTPVSRDELVPKLRAIAAERSSDRVFLRADGRIAYADVMQVMGALNAGGFSNVGLVTDTGGPALDGQPSEGAGQ
- the tolQ gene encoding protein TolQ, which encodes MEAETLALAQEIDFSMWGLFARATVTVKLVMLMLIGASVWSWGIIVQKTINYRKARGEADAFDRAFWSGNPLDELFDQVGARPPGQAARIFSAGMTEWRRSHRSDGGLIPGAQARIDRSMDVAIAKETEGLQSGLSILATVGSTAPFVGLFGTVWGIMTAFIEIAEQQNTNLAVVAPGIAEALMATGLGLLAAIPAVVFYNKLSADSDRIIGGYEGFADEFATILSRQLDS
- the ybgC gene encoding tol-pal system-associated acyl-CoA thioesterase; translation: MIHEFPVRVYYEDTDMGGIVYHANYLRFIERARSDWVRGIGVDQNAMREAGRIYVVRRIEADYLAPAKFDEELLVTTALHNVTPARMVLMQEVTRGGQPLFRAQVTIVCITTGGRPARLPAEIRALR
- the thpR gene encoding RNA 2',3'-cyclic phosphodiesterase, which codes for MRSFAGLPLPDAARIALERVQEELPAGRPVAAENMHLTLAFLDDQPEQMLQALHQDLAGIRAPVLTLSIQGLETFGGRQPRVLAAVVQKTPELSRLRNQVRSACQAAGIALARERFRPHVTLARFPRYLQPGQLEKIAGFLQTAAGFRLQTDADCFALYQSTLAPEGARYDVLAEYPLEG